A genomic segment from Desulforegula conservatrix Mb1Pa encodes:
- a CDS encoding transposase — protein MRESFKGARHILRKPRKRGERSSKRGLSKEKVCVLIARDRAGRIVDFVTGNGSVSVLSLKTTLKPVIDEDALLVTNGHSAYKSFCKAESLYHEIKSQQRRAG, from the coding sequence CTGCGAGAATCCTTTAAAGGAGCACGCCACATTCTCAGGAAACCTCGCAAACGTGGAGAAAGATCTTCAAAGCGAGGCCTTTCGAAGGAAAAAGTTTGCGTTCTTATTGCCCGAGACAGGGCGGGGCGTATAGTAGATTTTGTTACCGGTAACGGCTCTGTCAGTGTTTTAAGCCTAAAAACCACCTTGAAGCCAGTAATCGATGAGGACGCGCTACTTGTAACTAACGGACATTCTGCATATAAATCATTTTGTAAAGCTGAGAGTCTATATCATGAGATTAAATCTCAGCAAAGGCGAGCGGGTTAA
- a CDS encoding SDR family oxidoreductase, with product MNNKQQIHAVTGAFGYSGKYIAQNLLDKGCTVQTLTNSFMRENPFGERLKVFPFNFDDPKKLRESLEGVTVLYNTYWVRFNHQSFTHSDAVRNSLVLFDAAKKAGVERIVHVSITNPTSEMDLEYFQGKAILEKAIVESGISYSILRPAVLFGKEDILINNIAWALRKFPVFGVFGDGNYGIQPIYIEDFASLAVEQGSVRENIIINAVGPEFFTYSDLVKTIGEIIGKNRPIISISPLAGYIFSKMVGLLVRDTFLTWEEIKGLMAGTLAVDTPPVGTTKLTDWIKSHSETLGKNYTSELARRINRDVRYQSN from the coding sequence ATGAACAACAAGCAACAAATTCATGCCGTAACTGGTGCTTTCGGGTATTCTGGAAAGTATATTGCGCAGAATCTCCTTGATAAAGGATGTACTGTTCAAACGCTTACAAATTCTTTTATGAGAGAAAACCCTTTTGGAGAAAGGTTAAAAGTATTTCCATTTAATTTCGATGATCCTAAAAAACTTCGAGAATCTCTGGAAGGCGTTACAGTCCTTTATAATACTTATTGGGTAAGGTTTAATCATCAATCGTTTACACATTCTGATGCTGTCAGAAACTCACTTGTATTGTTTGATGCGGCAAAAAAAGCCGGGGTTGAAAGAATCGTTCATGTAAGCATCACAAATCCAACATCTGAAATGGATCTTGAGTATTTTCAAGGCAAGGCAATTCTTGAAAAAGCTATTGTTGAATCCGGTATTTCCTATTCAATACTGCGTCCAGCGGTTCTTTTCGGGAAAGAAGACATTCTCATTAATAATATTGCATGGGCACTTCGCAAATTTCCAGTTTTTGGTGTTTTCGGAGACGGTAATTATGGAATTCAACCGATTTATATTGAGGATTTTGCCAGTCTGGCCGTAGAACAGGGCTCCGTCCGTGAAAATATAATCATCAACGCTGTCGGTCCTGAGTTCTTTACTTATAGCGATCTCGTTAAAACTATTGGGGAAATAATCGGCAAAAACAGACCTATCATATCCATTTCCCCTCTGGCTGGTTATATTTTTTCAAAAATGGTCGGATTGCTGGTTAGAGACACTTTTTTAACATGGGAAGAAATAAAAGGACTTATGGCCGGGACTCTTGCGGTGGATACACCTCCTGTCGGAACCACAAAACTTACTGATTGGATTAAAAGTCATTCAGAAACATTAGGTAAAAATTACACAAGTGAATTAGCCAGAAGAATAAACAGGGATGTAAGATACCAGTCAAATTAA